Proteins from one Oryza sativa Japonica Group chromosome 12, ASM3414082v1 genomic window:
- the LOC107275748 gene encoding AAA-ATPase At3g28580, whose protein sequence is MATLETWVGFGSAMAGVGLLWSRMPEHVHEEARYIISSVVPMVMSYFNPYEQITVSEYGEERFRRNKMFDAVSTYLRSACLGSATKLKAKLGNNIGDDPLVILDENQEVVDCLDGARMWWRLYPKASKNTGSTIISMFPGDTDEPRCYRLVFHKRHRQLVLKTYLPGIIRRWRELTAKDRQRLLFTNHSKQGEISMWTSVPYNPPSTFDMLAMDHAKKVEIMDDLRAFQKGKEYHSKVGKAWKRGYLLYGPPGTGKTTMIGAMANFLDYDVYDLDLTSVKDNAELRKLFLDTTDKSIIVIEDIDAIEVELTTKRKGKKMDNSDEVDNNHVLVELSNKTDDKSKVTLSGLLSFVDGLWSACGSERVFVFTTNHVDRLDPALIRPGRMDKHIEMSYCRLDAFKVLAKSYLDITEHSLFGEIGRLLDETDTTPADVADNLMPRGKRNGEISRLIDEIDAPADVAGNHMLRCKRKRDADECLAGLVETLKKAKMESATPPMDTIEEEANKEEQT, encoded by the coding sequence ATGGCGACTCTGGAGACGTGGGTAGGGTTCGGGTCGGCCATGGCCGGCGTGGGCTTGctttggtcccggatgccggaGCACGTCCACGAGGAGGCTAGGTACATCATCAGTAGCGTGGTCCCCATGGTTATGTCCTACTTCAACCCCTACGAGCAGATCACCGTGTCCGAGTACGGCGAGGAGCGGTTCCGGCGGAACAAGATGTTCGACGCCGTCTCCACCTACCTGAGGAGCGCGTGCCTGGGCAGCGCAACCAAGCTCAAGGCCAAGCTCGGCAACAACATCGGGGATGACCCGCTTGTGATTCTAGACGAGAACCAGGAGGTCGTCGACTGCTTGGATGGTGCTCGCATGTGGTGGAGGCTGTACCCCAAGGCCTCCAAGAACACAGGGAGCACCATCATCAGCATGTTCCCCGGGGACACGGACGAGCCGCGGTGCTACAGGCTGGTGTTCCACAAGCGCCACCGCCAGCTCGTGCTCAAGACCTACCTGCCCGGCATCatccggcggtggcgcgagCTAACCGCCAAGGACCGGCAGAGGCTGCTGTTCACCAACCACTCCAAACAAGGGGAGATCAGCATGTGGACCAGTGTCCCGTACAATCCCCCGTCGACGTTCGACATGCTCGCCATGGACCATGCCAAGAAGGTTGAGATTATGGACGATCTCAGGGCGTTCCAGAAGGGGAAGGAATACCACTCCAAGGTCGGCAAGGCGTGGAAGCGGGGCTACCTTCTGTATGGGCCACCGGGCACTGGCAAGACCACTATGATTGGGGCTATGGCCAATTTCCTCGACTACGACGTCTACGACCTCGACCTAACATCTGTCAAGGATAACGCCGAGCTGCGGAAGCTCTTCCTCGATACGACGGACAAATCCATCATCGTTATCGAGGACATCGACGCCATCGAGGTCGAGCTCACTACCAAGCGCAAGGGCAAGAAGATGGACAACAGCGACGAAGTCGACAACAACCATGTGCTGGTCGAGCTTTCCAACAAGACTGATGATAAAAGCAAAGTGACGCTGTCAGGCCTACTCAGCTTCGTCGATGGGCTGTGGTCGGCGTGCGGCAGCGAGAGGGTGTTCGTGTTCACAACGAACCACGTTGACAGGCTCGACCCGGCGCTGATTCGGCCGGGGAGGATGGACAAGCACATCGAGATGTCCTACTGCCGCCTCGATGCCTTTAAGGTGCTGGCCAAGAGCTACCTGGACATCACCGAGCACTCGCTTTTTGGTGAAATCGGGAGACTGCTCGACGAGACCGACACGACTCCGGCAGATGTTGCCGATAACCTCATGCCGCGGGGTAAGAGGAACGGTGAAATCAGTCGACTGATCGATGAGATCGACGCACCGGCAGACGTGGCCGGTAATCACATGCTACGGTGCAAGAGGAAGAGAGACGCGGACGAGTGCCTGGCAGGTTTAGTGGAAACACTGAAGAAGGCCAAGATGGAATCAGCAACACCTCCTATGGACACAATCGAGGAAGAGGCCAACAAAGAGGAACAAACCTAA